GGAAACTCGACCAACTGGAACCAAGCGTCTTGCAGCGCCGGAGGAACCTGACCGCTCGTCACCTTGGTCTCCGCGACCAGACTGCGGAAGGCGCGCAGGCGTGTGTTGACCTCCTGCGGCGTGTAGCTGGACAGGTGCCGGTTCTCGGCGACGGGCGGCCATTCCAGGTGCTCGGGACGACGCTCGAAGTTCAGGCGATAGTATCGATCCAGGAGGTCGGCGGTCTTCCCCGAGAGGTCAGGCCCCAGGTTGCGCGCCGTCCAGTCCTGCAGAAACTGGCGCTGGGTCTTTCCGCGCCAGCGGTCGATGTCCCACGCCATCTCCAGGAAGTGACTGGTCCCGATCTCGGCCGGCTTGATGTCGCCGACATTGGCGATCCAGACGTTCCGCGCGCCCTTGTCCCAGGCGTGGATCATCTCCTCCTGGACGAGGGCTGGCGGCGTGGTCGAGAGCCACAGATAGGCCAGCGGATAGCCCAGGTACGAGAGATGGTAGTAGACCCCCGCCCCGCCCTTGCGCGCGGACTCCTCGGGGCTGGCGAACTGGCGGATGTAGCCGAAGTTGTCGTCTGGCCAGACGATGGTCACGTCGTCGGGGACCTTCAGGCCCGCGCGGTAGATCCCCAGAACCTCCTTATAGGGCACGAAGATCTGCGGGATCTTGGCGACGTCGGCATTGACGTTCTTGGACAGGATCTCGCGCTGGTCGGCGATGATCTTGTCCAGCAGAGCGACTTTTTCCTCGGTGGTCTTGGGACCGACCATGCCGGTGTCGTGGATGCCGCGCATCCCAACGGTCCAAAGGCTCTCGAAGCCCGCGTTGGCTTTGGCGCGCTCCTCCCAATAGGCCTTCACGCCGTCAGGATTGGTCGCGTAGTTGAACTTGGCCGGGTCGTCCTTCCACTCGCCGACGTTGTTGCGCAGCATGGCCTCGGCGTGGGACGAGCCCATGACGATGCCGTACTCCTCTGCCAGCTTGGCGTTGGCGGGGTTGGAATTGAACGGCGCGGTCGTGTGATGCATGGCCGGCCACAGGGTGTTGGCCTTAAGGCGCAGCAGCAGGGTGAAGATCTTGCGATAGGTCTTGGGACCGATGTCGCCGCGCTCGGGATCGAAGGTCTTCACCGCCCACGGATAGAGCCCCCAGTCCTCGTCATTGACGAAGATCCCGCGATAGCGGACCGACGGCGGCCCCAAGCGATGGACGCCGGCGCGCACGTACAACGTCTCGCGACGCTGCGGCGTCACGTCAGCCCACCAGGCCCAGGGCGAAACGCCCATGGCCTGGGCCACCTCATAGACGCCGAAGGCGGTTCCGCGGCGGTCGCTGCCGATGATCACCAGAGCCTTGTCGACCCCCGGCGCCGGGCGGTCGATCGTGGCGATGACGAAGCTCTCCCAAGCGCCCTTGAGCCGAGAAACCTCGACGCGCTTGGCGGCGACCAACTGGTCGATCATGGCGCTGCCGCCCAGCGTGCCGACGAGGATCGCGGTCTTGCCGGCCGGCGCGGCGGCCACCGACGCCCGCTGGCCTGTAACGGTCAGAATGTCGTCGGCGAGGTCATCGGCGGCGTGGCGCACCACGGCGGCGTCGGCGGGATCGACGACGATGGTCGGAACAACCCCCGCTCCCACCAATTGGAAGCCGCCTTGCACAGGACCATCGGCAAAGATCGGAGCGGTCTCAGCCGTGGCGCGGCTCGAGACTCCCGCAGCCGCAGCGCCGCCGTTCGGAACAGCAGACGAGGCCAGGGCCAGGGCGCAGACCGCCGCAACATGCATCCACTTCATCAGCAAACTCCCTGCTCGCGGCTCATAAGCGCCGCTTGCGCGCCCATTGCCTGGGCGACGTTCCTTGGTCGCCGAGCGGCCTTCAGCCGTCCACACGCGTCGCGCGTCGCACGACCGCTTCAAAGTCTTCCAGCCGGCAGTCGAAGGCCGGAGTCGCCGTGCCGCAGCCCGGAACAAAGACCGGGGCGGACAGGGGCGATGTCGCGGCGCCCAATGCGGTCATGTTCCGCAGTTGAGAAAGGCTCTGGCCCGTGAAACGCACACGAACCACCCGCACACCGTCCTCGCGCTTCCAGCGCTCGAACACCAGGGCGCCGCCCGGTTGGATCTGGTTGGGCTGGTAGCCTGGCAGAGTCCACTCCATACGGAGCAGGCCGCCCAGCGAAGCCAGGGTGCCGTCGTGGCCGGCGATCACCACCAGCTTGGCGTCGGCCGGACCGATCGAGGCGGAACCGCCGCCGATCGTAGCCGCCAGGCGGTCGGCTAGGTGACCCGCCAGCACGCGCGCCACATAGGGCGTCCGCAAGCGCAGGTCGAACTCGGCCTGATGCAGGAAGAACAAGCGGCTCAGCGCCTCCTCGTCCAGACCCTTCCAGCCCAGTCCGGCGAAATCGCGACCGTCGGCCCAGGCCATCAGCAGGCTCTCGGTAACGCCCGAGGCGAAGGCCTCTGGGCCAGAGACGCCAGCCAGTTCCTCACCGTCGACGAAGCCGGGCTTGGCGTCGAACACCCGGCGCTTGCCCGGCGAGGCAGGACACGGCCCCTTGTCGCATTGCATCAGAAGCGCGTCGAGCTGCTCGGCCTCCTGGCGGTGGCTGGCGCTCCAGGCGCCCAGGTCGCCGCCGACGCGCCCGGCGACAGCCGCGCGGGCAAGCGCTGGATCAGGCGTGACGATCCCCGCCTTCACCGGCTCGAACATCGGGTCGTTATTGCCCTCGCCGACCGTGTGCACGGTGATCGCGCAGCCAGGCGCCAAGGCGTCGGCGTAGGCGCGGCCGGTGGCGATGGTGCGCTGGGTGACGTTGGCCCAGGCGTAGACGGCTGAGCAGTCGCCGGCCTTCAAAAGGCCCTTCGCGACATAGTGCTGGCGATAGTAGTCGCCCATGCGCGCGACCAGCGTCTGGCCGCGCGCGGTGAGGCGCCCTGCGGGAACCTCGAAGCGCGGCCAAGGCCGGGCCGAGGTCTCCTCCAGGCGCTCGGGCGAGGACATCGCAGACCGCACGCCGTGGCGGCTGAGGATCACAACCTTCTCGAGCGTCTCGGCCGACGCCGAGGTCGCCGAGATCACGGTGGAGGCGACGGCGGCGATATGGAAGAGCATGCGCATCGCGGCTCCTAGAGCTTCACCACGACGCCACGACGGGCCATGACATAACCCAGCAGCCAGCACACCAGCATGTAGGCGATCGCGCATAGCAGCGAGCCAAGCGGGCCCGGCGCCACAGCCTGGAACACATTGACCCCAACCCACTTATAGAGCCCCACGTCCGGCGCGACCTTGATCATGCCCAGGACAGTCACGAACAGCTCCGAGAACAGATAGATCACCAGCGGATTGAGGCCGAACACCTGGAAGAAGTATGTCGCGCGGTTCGGATCCTTGCCTTCCAGAAGCTTGGTCAGCCCAGCCAGCAGGACGAGGTCTATGCCTACAGTCAACAGCACGAAACTGCCGGTCCAAAGCTTCTTGGCGATCGGGAAGAGAGGGCTCCAGGCGAGGCCCGCCATGATCAGCACGACACCTACGACGGCCATCCGCGCCAGGGCCGAGGACGAGCCCGGGTTCTCCTTCAGAAACCGCGCCGCGAGGTATCCGGCCAGCACATTGACGGTCGAAGGCAGCGTGCCCAGCAAACCCTCGGGGTCGAAACCTCCGTCCTTGCGATAGAGGTGGTTCTGGCCGATCAGGAGGAGATCCAGGTGCGTGCCGGCGTTACCCAACTTGGACAGCGGCGCCGCTGGATCGCCGAAGGTCATCAGGATCGCCCAGTAGCCGAGCAAAAGCGCCGCCGACAGCGCCACGATCAGGCGAGGCGAGAGCCAGCGCGCGGCAAAAGCGGCCAGCAGATAGCAGAGCGCGATCCGCTGCAGCACGCCCATGACCCGGGTGTCGGAGAACGGGATAAACGTCCAGCGCCCGTCGACCTCTCGGACGAATGGGAACCAGTACATCAGGAAGCCGAGCAGAAAGATCAGCGCGGCGCGGCGCAGCACCTTCACCGTAAAATCGCTGACGGGGATCGGCTTCGAGAACGCGAAGGCCATGGAGCAGCCCACGGCGAACAGGAACGACGGGAACACCGCGTCGGCCGCCGTGAACCCGAACCACTTGGCGTGAACCAACTGGCTATAGGCCTTTGCGCCGGGCCCCGCCGTGTTGACGACGATCATCAGGCAGACCGTCAGTCCACGAAATACATCGAGCGACAGGAAACGAGCGGCGGTCTTGCTCATGCGGCGTTCTCCCCGTCCTGAGCGACAAGAGCCACCAAGGTCCTGATCTCGCCGATCGGGTCGGCGGGCCGCTCGCGGCGATAGGCGACCTCGGCCTCGACCCAGGCGCGCTCCCACGCAACGCTGTCCCGTGTCACCGACACCTCGTCGAAGGGTCCAGTCCCGGCCGCTTTCAGAGCGTCGAGGAAGCGCGACCAGCGCGGCAGGTAGAAGCTCTTGTAGAGCCCCTGCCAAGCCTTGGAGGCATAGTCGTTGAGGTTGCCCTCCCCGCCCCAGATGGTGACCTGGGCCTTGGCGTTGGCCACATAGGCGGCCGCGTCAGCGGGGGTGTCCCCGTAGGTCCGAGCGTCATCGATCCAGGTGGCGAGGGTCTCGGGCTGGACGCCCAGCAGCCTGTCGATCGACAGGGCCAGGGCCTCGACCTGGGCCCGCGCGCGGTCGCCGCCGTCGGCGTCGCCCTTGCGATAGGCGGCCACCGCCGCCTGCAGGTAATCGTCGATCCGCATCGAGGCCAGGTGACGGGCCGCGTCGGTCAGGTCCAAAACGAAAAGAGGTTCGTTCGCATAGGCCGGAGCCAGGGCCGTCAGCGCCTTGACGGCGGCCGCCAGCTTGGCGCGATCGCCCGGATGCGGCGGGAACTCGCCGATGGCGGCGGTCGGTCGCTTGAAGAACAGGTAGGCCCCGGCCTTGCTGCGCCACCAGCGCGGCGACCAGTAGCGGGTCGAGAAGGCCGCCTCGACCAACTGGCTCAAAGCCGCGTCGAGCTCGGGCGAGGTCTTACCGTAGCGCGCGCGGGCGTAGGTCGAGAGCCACGCCGACAGCGACGACTGGCCGGCGTTCCAGGCCAGATCATAGGTCGCCTCGTAGACGATCGAGTTGTTATGCAGGCCCTCGGGGAACATCCCAAAGCCCGCCAGCTTGCCTGCCTCGGGATTGGCCGCGATGGCCGGGATGTCCTGACGGTAATAGCCCAGATCCCCATAGACCGGGTTGCTGCCGCCGTAGTTATGGACGTAACCATAGATCCAGGGCTTGCCGCCGAACGCCTTGGCGTTCTTCCAGACGGCCGGATAGCGGTCATTGCCGATGTCGAGGATCATCAGCTTGTCGTCGGGCACCACGCTCAAATAGGCCGAGATCGCCGCCGGATCCCAGAAATGGCTGTCCGCGCCGAACAGCCAGCCTTGCATCACCCAGACCGCGTCAGGTCGAGCCTGACGGATCGAGTCATAGATTGCCTTGCCATAGGCGGCCAAACGCTTCGCCTTCAGAGCCGGATCGACCTCGACCTTGGTCTTGGTCGCTGCGGTGTTGGCCACGCCGTCGCCATACGCCGCGTCGCGGGCGTCTGCGCCGTCGGCGTTGATCGGCGGCAGCATCTCGTTGAACGAGTCCGCCAGATAGTAGGTCCCTGCCCCGTAGGTCTGCGTGTACAGCGCCAGGAAACGCCCGGCGATCTTGGCGAACAGCGGGTCGGCCGGATCCAGCCAGTAGGTCTCGTGGAAGCCCTCCCACGGCCGCATGCGATAGATGCGCGCCGTCGGGTTCTTCCGGGCGAAGGCCTTGGGCACGTAGCCGCCGAACGCCGGCAGGATCGGGGTCATGCCAAGCGACCGCATCCGGCCCAGAATCTTGACCTGGAGGTCCTTTTTCTTGTCGATCCAGGCGGCGGGCAGAGGCGCCTTGTAGCCCTCGATATTGCCCATGCGGTGCCAGGGGGTGAAGGCCGGTCCAGAGA
The DNA window shown above is from Caulobacter sp. FWC26 and carries:
- a CDS encoding glycosyl hydrolase 115 family protein, which gives rise to MHVAAVCALALASSAVPNGGAAAAGVSSRATAETAPIFADGPVQGGFQLVGAGVVPTIVVDPADAAVVRHAADDLADDILTVTGQRASVAAAPAGKTAILVGTLGGSAMIDQLVAAKRVEVSRLKGAWESFVIATIDRPAPGVDKALVIIGSDRRGTAFGVYEVAQAMGVSPWAWWADVTPQRRETLYVRAGVHRLGPPSVRYRGIFVNDEDWGLYPWAVKTFDPERGDIGPKTYRKIFTLLLRLKANTLWPAMHHTTAPFNSNPANAKLAEEYGIVMGSSHAEAMLRNNVGEWKDDPAKFNYATNPDGVKAYWEERAKANAGFESLWTVGMRGIHDTGMVGPKTTEEKVALLDKIIADQREILSKNVNADVAKIPQIFVPYKEVLGIYRAGLKVPDDVTIVWPDDNFGYIRQFASPEESARKGGAGVYYHLSYLGYPLAYLWLSTTPPALVQEEMIHAWDKGARNVWIANVGDIKPAEIGTSHFLEMAWDIDRWRGKTQRQFLQDWTARNLGPDLSGKTADLLDRYYRLNFERRPEHLEWPPVAENRHLSSYTPQEVNTRLRAFRSLVAETKVTSGQVPPALQDAWFQLVEFPIRISAAANMRFFAAERYNALIDSQQAMARSAGGAAVEAQAEITAMTDRFNNEIAGGKWRWLMPEEPADSQWRIYRARPIPLPGAALTADPATFLAVVDATPSAGSAVFEAEAFQSNRGWRLVEGVGRGEGVMIADAAGVELTLKVEVGTEGRSLRVGVLPIFPDGQGGEIALDVSIDGAAPQRVSWPRAVGSPAWAQGVLDNQLTAVVGSPLSPGEHLVRLTSRAGRVAVDQLRLVTPEVVAVHENH
- a CDS encoding acyltransferase family protein; amino-acid sequence: MSKTAARFLSLDVFRGLTVCLMIVVNTAGPGAKAYSQLVHAKWFGFTAADAVFPSFLFAVGCSMAFAFSKPIPVSDFTVKVLRRAALIFLLGFLMYWFPFVREVDGRWTFIPFSDTRVMGVLQRIALCYLLAAFAARWLSPRLIVALSAALLLGYWAILMTFGDPAAPLSKLGNAGTHLDLLLIGQNHLYRKDGGFDPEGLLGTLPSTVNVLAGYLAARFLKENPGSSSALARMAVVGVVLIMAGLAWSPLFPIAKKLWTGSFVLLTVGIDLVLLAGLTKLLEGKDPNRATYFFQVFGLNPLVIYLFSELFVTVLGMIKVAPDVGLYKWVGVNVFQAVAPGPLGSLLCAIAYMLVCWLLGYVMARRGVVVKL
- a CDS encoding alpha-N-acetylglucosaminidase, whose translation is MPMKALLNRRQAISLAAATFVASPALAASSLEGVAAARASLKRLFGRRLAGAQLSVTPGAGRSWYAVGKKHGALSISGDSPVALVRGAYAHLRDSGLAHVSWEGDRVVQTGAVPFGSGARVETPFRHRAYLNTCTYGYTTPWWGWGRWTREIDWMAAHGVDMPLAMEGQEYVWRALWREFGLGEAELADYFSGPAFTPWHRMGNIEGYKAPLPAAWIDKKKDLQVKILGRMRSLGMTPILPAFGGYVPKAFARKNPTARIYRMRPWEGFHETYWLDPADPLFAKIAGRFLALYTQTYGAGTYYLADSFNEMLPPINADGADARDAAYGDGVANTAATKTKVEVDPALKAKRLAAYGKAIYDSIRQARPDAVWVMQGWLFGADSHFWDPAAISAYLSVVPDDKLMILDIGNDRYPAVWKNAKAFGGKPWIYGYVHNYGGSNPVYGDLGYYRQDIPAIAANPEAGKLAGFGMFPEGLHNNSIVYEATYDLAWNAGQSSLSAWLSTYARARYGKTSPELDAALSQLVEAAFSTRYWSPRWWRSKAGAYLFFKRPTAAIGEFPPHPGDRAKLAAAVKALTALAPAYANEPLFVLDLTDAARHLASMRIDDYLQAAVAAYRKGDADGGDRARAQVEALALSIDRLLGVQPETLATWIDDARTYGDTPADAAAYVANAKAQVTIWGGEGNLNDYASKAWQGLYKSFYLPRWSRFLDALKAAGTGPFDEVSVTRDSVAWERAWVEAEVAYRRERPADPIGEIRTLVALVAQDGENAA
- a CDS encoding histidine-type phosphatase; this encodes MRMLFHIAAVASTVISATSASAETLEKVVILSRHGVRSAMSSPERLEETSARPWPRFEVPAGRLTARGQTLVARMGDYYRQHYVAKGLLKAGDCSAVYAWANVTQRTIATGRAYADALAPGCAITVHTVGEGNNDPMFEPVKAGIVTPDPALARAAVAGRVGGDLGAWSASHRQEAEQLDALLMQCDKGPCPASPGKRRVFDAKPGFVDGEELAGVSGPEAFASGVTESLLMAWADGRDFAGLGWKGLDEEALSRLFFLHQAEFDLRLRTPYVARVLAGHLADRLAATIGGGSASIGPADAKLVVIAGHDGTLASLGGLLRMEWTLPGYQPNQIQPGGALVFERWKREDGVRVVRVRFTGQSLSQLRNMTALGAATSPLSAPVFVPGCGTATPAFDCRLEDFEAVVRRATRVDG